A single region of the Plantactinospora soyae genome encodes:
- a CDS encoding vWA domain-containing protein: MPGVFGAPVPAALGAPVPGRADPAATERIYEQLGVQEVAADYVVLVDVSGSLRTGNLYAALKTGLRNLFAALAPKDEVTVVTFAERAVQVWRQPAGESPDAIVAKLPPVANGAYTDIGLALESAVRVLRRPEAPSIGTVILLTDGRHDPKPGSRYPVESGYAWNQLTKAAGGLEKDALSAYAIPLAGGTSAHLLKKVFGTRASVLPTTNPDQIGARLAEPKQRVRAAKAQELLAGDLARNVSVQWPGQLGRLDAGSNELTATLRSQNDHLPLTVTDLAVGTTCGATVTSTLDGDPVELPPGGSAPVRLTVDWNPGDRSWKPSEVVRQQCALTLTGRVGTPWAAFLADELGASAKLTSTLAGPDGAASLRAQQGRPGWWQLGAGLLLLLVALAALLRWHRLHPVLSGVLTATATGGSRGSGSVNGGSVTLHGRRMTISAATLGIPGSGTARGRRPTARSGRTDLEIAYSRDGSTDAREVKVCPAGGSATVGDIRFEWRAGGR, from the coding sequence GTGCCTGGAGTTTTCGGTGCTCCGGTGCCGGCGGCCCTCGGTGCTCCGGTGCCGGGCCGGGCCGACCCCGCCGCGACCGAGCGGATCTACGAACAGCTCGGCGTCCAGGAGGTGGCCGCCGACTACGTCGTACTGGTCGACGTCTCCGGATCACTGCGCACCGGGAACCTGTACGCCGCCCTGAAGACCGGGCTACGCAACCTCTTCGCGGCGCTGGCGCCGAAGGACGAGGTCACCGTGGTGACGTTCGCCGAGCGGGCGGTGCAGGTGTGGCGGCAGCCGGCCGGCGAGTCACCGGACGCGATCGTGGCCAAGCTGCCGCCGGTCGCCAACGGGGCGTACACGGACATCGGGCTCGCACTGGAGAGCGCCGTACGCGTACTGCGCCGGCCCGAGGCACCGTCGATCGGTACGGTCATCCTGCTCACCGACGGCCGGCACGACCCGAAGCCGGGTAGTCGGTACCCGGTGGAGTCCGGGTACGCCTGGAACCAGTTGACGAAAGCGGCGGGCGGGCTGGAGAAGGACGCGCTGAGCGCGTACGCGATCCCGCTGGCCGGTGGGACCAGCGCGCACCTGCTGAAGAAGGTCTTCGGAACGCGGGCCTCGGTCCTGCCGACCACGAACCCGGACCAGATCGGCGCCCGGCTGGCCGAGCCGAAGCAGCGGGTCCGGGCGGCCAAGGCGCAGGAACTGCTGGCCGGAGATCTTGCCCGGAACGTCTCGGTCCAGTGGCCCGGGCAGCTCGGCCGACTGGACGCCGGCAGCAACGAACTGACCGCGACGCTCCGGTCCCAGAACGACCACCTGCCGCTGACCGTCACCGACCTGGCAGTCGGTACGACCTGCGGGGCGACGGTGACGTCCACCCTGGACGGCGACCCGGTGGAGCTGCCGCCCGGCGGCAGTGCACCGGTCCGGCTGACCGTCGACTGGAACCCCGGTGACCGGAGCTGGAAACCGTCGGAGGTGGTACGCCAGCAGTGCGCGCTCACCCTCACCGGTCGGGTCGGTACGCCCTGGGCGGCCTTCCTCGCCGACGAGCTGGGCGCCTCGGCGAAGCTGACCTCGACTCTGGCCGGACCCGACGGCGCCGCTTCACTGCGGGCGCAGCAGGGTCGCCCCGGCTGGTGGCAGCTCGGCGCCGGGCTGCTGCTGCTCCTGGTGGCCCTCGCCGCGCTGCTGCGCTGGCACCGACTGCATCCGGTGCTCAGCGGCGTCCTGACCGCTACTGCGACGGGCGGCTCCCGGGGATCGGGTTCGGTGAACGGCGGCTCGGTGACCCTGCACGGCCGGCGGATGACGATCAGCGCGGCGACACTCGGCATACCGGGTTCGGGTACCGCCCGGGGGCGTCGCCCCACGGCACGCTCCGGCCGTACCGACCTGGAGATCGCGTACAGCCGGGACGGCTCGACCGACGCGCGGGAGGTCAAGGTCTGCCCCGCCGGAGGTTCCGCCACGGTCGGCGACATCCGCTTCGAGTGGCGGGCCGGCGGGCGTTGA
- the grpE gene encoding nucleotide exchange factor GrpE gives MPEEIVPGSTDSESGRTIDLEIVRDTTGNTDFPSPRNGTQVTVSGTRTSVSGDREAPGPDEQATGADPTAPGHGPEVPAAGTGPAEGVPLTFAERLDRLDATVATLHRGLASGNERAAARERVIDRQYEDIERLRAGERQSLLRPMLVELRRLRDDLLRQAAGLPENLPSTQAASLLESFAYSTELILGRAGVEVLRPNPGTPFDPTRQRAAGMLPAPSPELDGTVAEVVSDGYFDLATDRVLATATVRVQRWQEPAPVIAPDDPDEAARPEAGLPEAGLPEAGLPEAGLPEAGLPEAGLPEAGLPEAGLPEAGLPEAGLSEAGLSEAGLSEATARPVGADI, from the coding sequence GTGCCGGAAGAGATTGTTCCCGGGTCGACCGACTCCGAATCGGGGCGGACCATCGACCTGGAAATTGTGCGGGATACGACGGGAAACACGGACTTTCCTTCGCCACGCAACGGTACCCAGGTCACGGTCTCCGGAACGCGGACGTCCGTTTCCGGCGACCGGGAGGCGCCCGGTCCCGACGAACAGGCGACGGGCGCCGACCCGACCGCGCCGGGCCACGGCCCGGAGGTTCCGGCGGCCGGGACCGGACCGGCGGAAGGCGTTCCGCTGACCTTCGCCGAGCGGCTCGACCGGCTCGACGCGACGGTCGCGACGCTGCACCGCGGGCTGGCCAGCGGCAACGAGCGGGCGGCCGCCCGGGAGCGGGTCATCGACCGGCAGTACGAGGACATCGAACGGCTCCGTGCCGGTGAACGCCAGTCCCTGCTCCGGCCCATGCTGGTCGAGTTGCGCCGGCTCCGGGACGACCTGCTCCGGCAGGCCGCCGGACTTCCGGAGAACCTGCCGTCCACCCAGGCGGCCAGCCTGCTGGAGTCGTTCGCGTACAGCACGGAGCTGATCCTCGGCCGGGCCGGAGTGGAGGTGCTCCGCCCGAATCCAGGCACCCCGTTCGACCCGACCCGGCAACGCGCGGCCGGGATGCTGCCCGCGCCCTCGCCGGAACTGGACGGCACCGTCGCCGAGGTCGTCAGCGACGGATATTTCGACCTGGCCACGGATCGGGTCCTGGCCACCGCGACGGTACGCGTGCAGCGGTGGCAGGAGCCGGCGCCGGTGATCGCGCCGGACGACCCCGACGAGGCGGCACGGCCGGAGGCCGGGCTGCCGGAGGCCGGGCTGCCGGAGGCCGGGCTGCCGGAGGCCGGGCTGCCGGAGGCCGGGCTGCCGGAGGCCGGGCTGCCGGAGGCCGGGCTGCCGGAGGCCGGGCTGCCGGAGGCCGGGCTGCCGGAGGCCGGGCTGTCGGAGGCCGGGCTGTCGGAGGCCGGGCTGTCGGAGGCCACGGCGCGCCCGGTCGGCGCCGACATCTGA
- a CDS encoding Hsp70 family protein has protein sequence MSQEPVTYFGIDLGTTYSVVSYVDQSGHPTVVRNVITNSETTPSAVYFENAGNVVVGASAKNVSRLYPDRVVQRVKRRMGREAHWEFDGNTYTPESISALILKQLAEDAAEATGHEVRQVVITVPAYFGMLERDATRNAGRIAGLDVIGIVPEPVAAALQYEMRDSAAGAERIVLVYDLGGGTFDTTVIRITPGAIDVLCTDGEQELGGVDWDNRLIKYLVDEFVSQAEPAQDPYSDEEFMQSVASSAEELKHQLSQVESRKVPLRFAGAAAMIEVTRTTFEQITRDLLDTTLVVTDRVLAKLADKLGAADPAGRIDDVLLVGGSTKMPAVKGRLTEKYGWKPRLHDPDLAVAKGAARFALSRALWDWKDAESAAPTPQEQEFRVQELALRTGVDPDELAELASKRITTVLPKAFGVRLVDTDLPNWEADPMAASYVEHLVHADDSLPSDLKVLHAGTVVPNQTDIEIAVYEQAGATESRDLAANKAVDQGKGVISGLPPLPVGSPINITLRVDDEGLLTVRAVEPGTGKELTIEVRVSMLTEAEVVEAQQMVSAIAVRA, from the coding sequence ATGTCCCAGGAACCAGTCACATATTTCGGTATCGACCTCGGCACCACGTACTCGGTGGTCTCCTACGTCGACCAGTCCGGCCATCCGACGGTGGTCCGGAACGTCATCACCAACAGCGAGACGACGCCGTCGGCGGTGTACTTCGAGAACGCCGGCAACGTGGTGGTCGGTGCCTCGGCCAAGAACGTGTCCCGGCTCTACCCGGACCGGGTGGTGCAGCGGGTGAAGCGGCGGATGGGCCGGGAGGCGCACTGGGAGTTCGACGGGAACACCTACACCCCGGAGTCGATCTCGGCACTGATCCTCAAGCAGCTTGCCGAGGACGCCGCCGAGGCCACCGGGCACGAGGTACGTCAGGTCGTCATCACCGTACCGGCGTACTTCGGGATGCTGGAGCGGGACGCGACCCGCAACGCCGGTCGGATCGCCGGGCTCGACGTGATCGGCATCGTGCCCGAGCCGGTCGCCGCCGCGCTCCAGTACGAGATGCGGGACAGCGCCGCGGGCGCCGAGCGGATCGTCCTGGTGTACGACCTCGGCGGCGGCACCTTCGACACCACCGTCATCCGGATCACCCCGGGCGCGATCGACGTGCTCTGCACCGACGGCGAGCAGGAACTCGGCGGCGTCGACTGGGACAACCGGCTGATCAAGTACCTGGTCGACGAGTTCGTCAGCCAGGCCGAGCCGGCCCAGGACCCCTACTCCGACGAGGAGTTCATGCAGTCCGTCGCGTCCAGCGCGGAGGAGCTCAAGCACCAGCTCTCCCAGGTGGAGTCCCGCAAGGTGCCGCTGCGGTTCGCCGGTGCCGCCGCGATGATCGAGGTGACCCGGACGACGTTCGAGCAGATCACCCGCGATCTGCTGGACACCACGCTGGTGGTCACCGACCGGGTACTGGCGAAGCTGGCCGACAAGCTCGGCGCCGCCGACCCGGCCGGGCGGATCGACGACGTACTGCTGGTCGGCGGCTCCACCAAGATGCCGGCGGTCAAGGGCCGGCTGACCGAGAAGTACGGCTGGAAGCCCCGGTTGCACGATCCGGACCTGGCGGTGGCCAAGGGCGCGGCCCGGTTCGCGCTCAGCCGGGCGCTGTGGGACTGGAAGGACGCCGAGTCTGCCGCACCGACCCCGCAGGAGCAGGAGTTCCGGGTCCAGGAGCTGGCGCTGCGTACCGGGGTGGATCCGGACGAGCTGGCCGAACTGGCGAGCAAGCGGATCACCACCGTGCTGCCCAAGGCGTTCGGCGTACGGCTGGTCGACACCGACCTGCCGAACTGGGAGGCCGACCCGATGGCCGCCTCGTACGTCGAGCACCTGGTGCACGCCGACGACTCGCTGCCCAGCGACCTCAAGGTGCTGCACGCCGGCACGGTCGTACCGAACCAGACCGACATCGAGATCGCGGTCTACGAGCAGGCCGGCGCCACCGAGAGCCGGGACCTGGCCGCGAACAAGGCGGTGGACCAGGGCAAGGGCGTCATCAGCGGGCTGCCGCCGCTGCCGGTCGGCTCGCCGATCAACATCACCCTCCGGGTGGACGACGAGGGCTTGCTGACGGTGCGGGCGGTGGAACCGGGCACCGGCAAGGAACTCACCATCGAGGTCCGGGTCAGCATGCTCACCGAGGCCGAGGTGGTCGAGGCCCAGCAGATGGTCTCGGCGATCGCGGTACGGGCCTGA
- a CDS encoding GTPase-associated protein 1-related protein translates to MTAPEGQPGFDTLIYTDCRAGQGLRGAVGLQFQARSAGADEAAMAVVQRNLLYEPPARWMRERRSVSDYPPSFAHVWDGHLATAAGVYLGKEVNGSREGNQLTHSVVTRDPAAYGPVRPAQLFGATFWTDRPAPTTQSPPVPPGWQPGPIGIEDAQKFVLDQPDGRQTLIALVSALEEVTEPGARRVLFVADAPAPVLHWITAATLLLPRNRALAIGFKVFTTNPAYATQPVVAVHPDWGTTDARVDNDLGYAVFDLVHGGCSEVPSTRHAETWVPLFCAEDPYDIVDAIEVAAASGLGRHAPVLGLAATLRRRQTPEQAAILLRWLRDSDRDLLAGWRGPVVDLLAESVDELPSPVLLAFDEVARSGQVPADRVAPVRLALITAEIQRAYRDAEVAGVVLPALPAGTWLPEHQAAAERAVLAALRGAPPAAFDAVLRVASRFELAVRIADIRDEAGRFVDDWAQHRRAYEPAGWPCGEELDAMLVDGLCEQIARDPARGAGIGDGWWRQRWRGCVNGATPFDQAVLGAAMVHLDPDRRLDLVRLVFRDLPAADDPRRLAGELAEILWARRPATHEELQLLLDTVPRDTVLPHVVCQALCAELLDGKLTEQVVVLGHRLRSKGILRSRNRRVADLLEADYDLYDLIEQIARLSSANSAKSLESRLGAIPGPILLLRVDKVVDALLAADAPHVVRRLLSARPELAEPYVRRLCADLRRGGRSPARVRTAFYLGTSPHVAGADQTECKQAVRHWLGRAGTRRIKPVTELVAQLSPDHLSIWQAWVAETRRGFPARFLPRRR, encoded by the coding sequence GTGACCGCGCCGGAGGGGCAACCCGGCTTCGACACCCTGATCTACACCGACTGCCGGGCCGGACAGGGCCTGCGCGGCGCGGTCGGACTCCAGTTCCAGGCCCGTTCGGCCGGTGCCGACGAGGCGGCGATGGCGGTGGTGCAACGCAACCTGCTGTACGAGCCGCCGGCGAGGTGGATGCGGGAACGCCGGTCGGTCTCGGACTATCCGCCCTCGTTCGCGCACGTCTGGGACGGGCACCTGGCCACCGCCGCCGGGGTCTACCTCGGCAAGGAGGTCAACGGCAGCCGCGAGGGCAACCAGCTCACCCACAGCGTGGTCACCCGCGACCCCGCCGCGTACGGCCCGGTCCGGCCGGCGCAGCTGTTCGGCGCGACGTTCTGGACCGACCGACCGGCACCGACCACCCAGTCCCCGCCGGTGCCGCCCGGCTGGCAACCCGGACCGATCGGGATCGAGGACGCCCAGAAGTTCGTTCTCGACCAGCCCGACGGGCGGCAGACCCTGATCGCCCTGGTCTCCGCGCTGGAGGAGGTGACCGAGCCGGGCGCCCGGCGGGTGCTCTTCGTCGCCGACGCGCCGGCCCCGGTGCTGCACTGGATCACCGCGGCGACGCTGCTGCTGCCCCGGAACCGGGCGCTGGCCATCGGGTTCAAGGTCTTCACCACCAATCCCGCGTACGCCACCCAACCGGTGGTGGCGGTGCATCCCGACTGGGGCACCACCGACGCCCGGGTCGACAACGATCTCGGGTACGCCGTCTTCGACCTGGTGCACGGCGGCTGCTCCGAGGTGCCGTCGACCCGGCACGCCGAGACCTGGGTGCCGCTGTTCTGCGCCGAGGACCCGTACGACATCGTCGACGCGATCGAGGTCGCCGCCGCCTCCGGGCTCGGCCGGCACGCGCCGGTGCTCGGCCTGGCCGCGACGCTGCGCCGCCGGCAGACCCCGGAACAGGCGGCGATCCTGCTGCGCTGGCTCCGGGACAGCGACCGCGACCTGCTGGCCGGCTGGCGGGGACCGGTCGTCGACCTGCTCGCCGAGTCGGTCGACGAGCTTCCGTCGCCGGTGCTGCTCGCCTTCGACGAGGTGGCCCGCTCCGGGCAGGTGCCCGCCGACCGGGTGGCACCGGTACGACTGGCGCTGATCACGGCCGAGATCCAGCGGGCGTACCGGGACGCCGAGGTGGCCGGCGTGGTCCTGCCGGCCCTGCCCGCCGGTACCTGGCTGCCGGAGCACCAGGCCGCCGCCGAACGGGCGGTACTGGCGGCGCTGCGCGGCGCACCGCCGGCCGCGTTCGACGCGGTGCTCCGGGTCGCGTCCCGGTTCGAACTGGCGGTCCGGATCGCCGACATCAGGGACGAGGCCGGCCGGTTCGTCGACGACTGGGCCCAGCACCGCCGGGCGTACGAGCCGGCCGGCTGGCCGTGCGGCGAGGAACTCGACGCGATGCTCGTCGACGGGCTCTGCGAGCAGATCGCCCGGGATCCGGCCCGGGGCGCCGGCATCGGCGACGGCTGGTGGCGGCAGCGCTGGCGGGGGTGCGTCAACGGGGCCACGCCGTTCGACCAGGCGGTGCTCGGCGCGGCGATGGTGCACCTCGATCCGGACCGTCGGCTCGACCTGGTCCGGCTGGTGTTCCGGGACCTGCCGGCCGCCGACGATCCGAGGCGACTGGCCGGCGAGCTGGCCGAGATCCTCTGGGCCCGGCGGCCGGCCACGCACGAGGAACTGCAACTCCTGCTGGACACCGTGCCCCGGGACACCGTGCTGCCGCACGTCGTCTGCCAGGCGCTCTGCGCCGAACTCCTGGACGGGAAGCTGACCGAGCAGGTGGTGGTGCTCGGCCACCGGCTGCGCAGCAAGGGCATTCTGCGCAGCCGGAACCGTCGGGTGGCCGACCTGCTGGAGGCCGACTACGACCTGTACGACCTCATCGAGCAAATCGCCCGGCTGAGCTCCGCGAACTCGGCGAAGTCACTGGAGAGCCGACTCGGTGCCATTCCCGGCCCGATACTGCTGCTCCGGGTCGACAAGGTGGTCGACGCGCTGTTGGCGGCCGACGCACCGCACGTCGTCCGCCGTCTGCTCAGCGCCCGGCCGGAGCTCGCCGAGCCGTACGTCCGGCGACTCTGCGCCGACCTGCGCCGGGGCGGCCGGAGCCCGGCCCGGGTCCGTACCGCGTTCTATCTCGGCACCTCCCCGCACGTGGCCGGCGCCGACCAGACCGAGTGCAAGCAGGCGGTCCGGCACTGGCTCGGGCGGGCCGGCACCAGACGGATCAAGCCGGTCACCGAACTCGTGGCGCAACTCAGCCCCGACCATCTGAGCATCTGGCAGGCGTGGGTGGCGGAGACCCGGCGCGGTTTCCCGGCCCGATTCCTGCCCCGGCGGAGGTGA
- a CDS encoding TRAFAC clade GTPase domain-containing protein, whose protein sequence is MPTLVMFLALAAAIIGYGWLCYLVLALVLPAVAPVAFVAGVVGGLGLAMVAATRVLSGHYPPTRVLGPTDVAAGRLAGRVGAAQVRRDRAWPQYFTAQVRLDLIAVHRLGYGVLGRAWTGAVRPFGPTRRPRLLLFWPLLLIGVAGFAGFGAGTVLGTALVALLSGILTISAWLVGFPLVLLLRGADRCWQWIFRAGGSCPRCYEVTSLPAYRCPGPHSTEDRRCGDDLHRNVRPGRLGVLWRRCACGTRLPTTVLRASRTLAAHCPTCTAALHPGAAVATDVRVPVFGASSAGKTQLIMAALVALVGAPSTGADRPAGGSDDPVDGIGAGEASGGAGTMLADEYSRRRYDEYLQLVTEDRAAPKTDVAQQPVAVTVRIPTGRHRSALLHLFDAAGEALVDQQLNAGYAYLDYARTLLFVLDPFSVRDVRDQSARAFADVFAEANPAQHDPEDSYQSTVTRLRQYGVDTARQRLAFVVSKRDLIERLPIGERLGIDPDSIRGWLLDRGLDNLVASAARDFAEVRFFLVSSKDLSESGAVAPVRWLLETERVAVRPQGTGIGRAAPAPRGVPNERDQHQTA, encoded by the coding sequence ATGCCCACTCTGGTCATGTTCCTGGCGCTCGCCGCCGCAATCATCGGGTACGGCTGGCTGTGCTACCTCGTCCTGGCCCTGGTCCTTCCGGCCGTGGCCCCGGTGGCGTTCGTCGCCGGGGTGGTCGGCGGACTCGGGCTGGCAATGGTGGCCGCGACCCGGGTGCTCAGCGGCCACTATCCGCCGACCCGGGTGCTCGGGCCGACCGACGTGGCGGCGGGCCGGCTGGCCGGCAGGGTCGGCGCGGCACAGGTCCGGCGCGACCGGGCCTGGCCGCAGTACTTCACCGCGCAGGTCCGGCTGGACCTGATCGCGGTGCACCGGCTCGGCTACGGCGTGCTCGGCCGCGCCTGGACGGGTGCCGTCCGGCCGTTCGGGCCGACCCGCCGCCCCCGACTGCTGCTGTTCTGGCCACTGCTGCTGATCGGCGTCGCCGGGTTCGCCGGGTTCGGCGCCGGGACGGTGCTGGGCACCGCACTGGTGGCACTGCTGTCCGGGATCTTGACGATCTCCGCCTGGCTGGTCGGCTTTCCGCTGGTCCTGTTGCTGCGCGGGGCCGACCGGTGCTGGCAGTGGATCTTCCGGGCCGGGGGCAGCTGTCCACGCTGCTACGAGGTGACCTCGCTGCCCGCGTACCGGTGTCCCGGTCCACACTCGACCGAGGATCGGCGGTGCGGCGACGATCTGCACCGGAACGTCCGCCCCGGCCGGCTCGGCGTGCTGTGGCGGCGGTGCGCCTGCGGTACCCGACTGCCGACAACCGTGCTCCGGGCCTCCCGCACACTCGCGGCACACTGTCCCACCTGCACCGCCGCGCTGCATCCGGGTGCCGCGGTCGCCACCGACGTACGGGTGCCGGTCTTCGGTGCCTCCTCGGCCGGCAAGACCCAGCTCATCATGGCGGCGCTGGTGGCACTGGTCGGGGCACCGTCGACCGGGGCGGACCGACCGGCGGGCGGCTCCGACGATCCAGTGGACGGCATCGGGGCCGGCGAGGCGTCGGGCGGGGCCGGAACCATGCTGGCCGACGAGTACAGCCGGCGCCGGTACGACGAGTACCTGCAACTGGTGACCGAGGACCGGGCGGCGCCGAAGACCGACGTGGCGCAGCAGCCGGTGGCGGTGACCGTACGCATCCCGACCGGCCGGCACCGCTCCGCGCTGCTGCACCTGTTCGACGCGGCCGGCGAGGCCCTGGTCGACCAGCAGCTCAACGCGGGGTACGCGTACCTCGACTACGCCCGGACGCTGCTCTTCGTGCTCGACCCGTTCTCCGTACGCGATGTCCGGGACCAGTCCGCGCGGGCGTTCGCGGACGTCTTCGCGGAGGCCAACCCGGCGCAGCACGATCCGGAGGACTCGTACCAGTCGACCGTCACCCGACTGCGCCAGTACGGCGTCGACACCGCCCGCCAGCGGCTGGCGTTCGTGGTCAGCAAGCGGGACCTGATCGAGCGGCTGCCGATCGGCGAACGGCTCGGCATCGATCCGGACAGCATCCGCGGCTGGTTGCTGGATCGCGGGCTGGACAACCTCGTCGCCTCGGCCGCCCGGGACTTCGCCGAGGTGCGGTTCTTCCTGGTGTCGTCGAAGGACCTGTCCGAGTCCGGCGCGGTGGCACCGGTGCGTTGGCTGCTGGAGACCGAGCGGGTCGCGGTACGGCCGCAGGGCACGGGCATCGGCCGGGCCGCGCCGGCTCCCCGGGGCGTACCGAACGAACGCGACCAGCACCAGACCGCCTGA